A region of the Nocardia higoensis genome:
TCGCGCAGCCGGTCGTCGGGCGTGCCTGCGAGCCCCAACTGTTCGGCGGTCTCCACCGCCCTGCGTTCGGGACCGGTCAGGACCACGGCCTCCGCGGGAGGGGTGTAGCCGGGCAGCGCACGCCGGCCCGCCTCGGTGAGCGGTTCGTCGGCGGGGAAGCGCGCGGCGCGCAGCGCCTCGGTGACGCCGTGGGCGATCAGGTCGAGTTTCAGCACGCTGCGCACGCACAGCAGCGTACGGCCTCGGTCGCCGCGAGGGTCGCGGCCCGCTGTCGGTGCGCGGGTGCACACTGAACTGGTGCCTCCGTTCTCGACCGCCAGGTTCTCCCGCGCGACCAGGGAATGGTTCGACGGCGCCTTCGCCGCGCCCACCTCGGCCCAGCTCGGCGCGTGGCAGGCGATCGCCGCGGGCGAGCACACGCTGGTGGTGGCCCCGACCGGCTCGGGCAAGACGCTCTCGGCCTTCCTGTGGGCGATCGACGAACTGGCCCGCCGGAACCCGGCCGGGGAGTCGGGTGAGCCGCCGCCGAAGGGCACCTCGGTGCTCTACGTCTCCCCGCTCAAGGCGCTGGCGGTGGATGTCGAGCGCAATCTGCGCGCACCGCTGGCAGGCATCACCCGCACCGCCGCCCGCCTCGGCCTGCCCGCCCCGGAGATCACCGTGGGCGTCCGCTCCGGCGACACCTCCCAGGCCGCGCGGCGCACCATGGCGCGCACCCCGCCCGACATCCTGATCACCACCCCGGAGTCGCTGTTCCTCATGCTCACCTCGGCGGCGCGCGAGACCCTGCGCACCGTGCGGACGGTGATCGTCGACGAGGTGCACGCGGTCGCCGGATCCAAGCGCGGCGCGCATCTGTCGCTCTCGCTGGCCCGCCTGGACCTGCTCGCCGAGCGGCCCGCCCAGCGCATCGGCCTGTCGGCGACGGTGCGTCCGGCCGAGGAGGTGGGCCGGTTCCTCACCGGATCGGCTCCGGTCACGATCGTCGCGCCGCCCGCGCCCAAGACCTTCGACCTCAGCGTGCGGGTGCCGGTGCCGGACATGACCGAGCCGGGCGATTCCGATCAGCCGGGCTCGATCTGGCCGCACGTGGACGAAGCCGTGGTGGATCTGGTACTCGCGCATCGCTCGTCCATCGTCTTCGCCAATTCCCGCAGGCTCGCCGAGCGTCTGACCGCCCGGCTCAACGAGTCCTACGCCGCCCGCATCGGCGACCCGGTGCAGACCTCACACGCCCCGCCCGCCCAGCTTGGCCCGAGTACCGAGGTCGTGCACGGCGCGGGGCAACTGCTGGCCCGCGCGCACCACGGCTCGGTGAGCAAGGAACAGCGCGCGCTGATCGAGGACGATCTCAAGAGCGGGCGGCTGCGCTGCGTGGTGGCGACCAGCAGTCTGGAACTGGGCATCGACATGGGTGCGGTCGATCTGGTGGTGCAGGTGGAGGCACCGCCCTCGGTGTCGAGCGGGTTGCAGCGGATCGGGCGGGCCGGGCACCAGGTGGGGGAGATCTCGCGCGGCGTGCTGTTCCCCAAACACCGCACCGATGTCGTGCACTGCGCGGTGGCCGCGCACCGGATGGTGACCGGACAGATCGAGGCGCTGCGCATCCCGGCGCATCCGCTCGACATCCTGGCCCAGCAGACGGTCGCGGTCTGCGCGCTCGAACCCGTCGACGCCGACGCCTGGTTCGAGACCGTGCGAGGCACCGGCAGTTTCGCCGATCTGCCCCGCTCGGCCTACGAATCGGTGCTCGATCTGCTCGCCGGCCGCTACCCCTCCGACGAGTTCGCCGAGCTGCGCCCGCGCCTGGTGTGGGATCGCGACGCGGGAACGCTCACCGGCAGGCCCGGCGCGCAACGACTCGCGGTGACCTCCGGCGGCGCGATCCCCGATCGGGGGATGTTCGCGGTCTACATGGTGGGCGAGAAGAACTCCCGGGTGGGCGAGCTCGACGAGGAGATGGTCTACGAATCCCGGGTCGGCGATGTGTTCGCTCTCGGCGCCACCAGCTGGCGCATCGAGGAGATCACCTTCGACCGGGTCCTGGTGACCCCGGCGTTCGGGCAGCCCGGCCGGTTGCCGTTCTGGCACGGCGACGGTCTCGGCCGCCCCGCCGAACTCGGCGCGGCCCTGGGCGAATTCGTGCGCAAGGCGGTGAAGATGATTCCCGCGAACGCCTCGGACGCGCTGTTCACACCATCGTCCGAGGCTCGGACCGACGGCGCGAAACGCACCGAGGGCGCGTCGGGGAAGGCCCGGCGGGAGCAGAGTCCGGTGGGCAAGGGCCAGACGAAGAAAGCCGCCTCCGTTTCGGCGGACTCGGAGGGCATGCTCGGCGACCTGCTGTCCGGCGCCGGGTTGGACGAGAACGCACGGGCGAATCTGATCGCCCTGCTCGCCGACCAGCGCGCCGCCACCGGACAGGTGCCCACCGACAAGACCCTGGTGGTGGAGCGGTTCCGCGACGAACTCGGCGACTGGCGACTGGTCATGCACTCGCCGTTCGGGCTGCCGGTGCACGCGCCGTGGGCGCTGGCGGTCGGAGCCAGGCTGCGCGAGCGGTTCGGTGTGGACGCCGCGCCCACTGCCTCCGACGACGGCATCGTGGTGCGTCTGCCCGACACCACCGACGAGCCGCCCGGCGCCGAACTGTTCGTCTTCGAGCCCGACGAGATCGACGAGATCGTCACCGAGCAGGTCGGCGCCTCGGCGCTGTTCGCCTCCCGCTTCCGCGAATGCGCCGCGCGGGCCTTGCTGTTGCCGCGCCGCGACCCGGGCAAACGCGCCCCGCTGTGGCAGCAACGGCAACGCGCCGCCCAATTGCTCGATGTGGCGAGGAAGTTCCCCGATTTCCCGATCCTGCTGGAAACCGTGCGCGAATGCCTGCGCGATGTCTACGACCTCCCCGCGCTGACCGATGTGCTCGGCCGGGTCGCCCGCAGGCAACTGCGCCTGGTCGACGTGGAGACCGCCACCCCCTCGCCCTTCGCCAACGCTCTGCTGTTCGACTACATCGGCCAGTTCATGTACGAAGGCGACAGCCCGCTGGCCGAACGCCGCGCCGC
Encoded here:
- a CDS encoding DEAD/DEAH box helicase; amino-acid sequence: MPPFSTARFSRATREWFDGAFAAPTSAQLGAWQAIAAGEHTLVVAPTGSGKTLSAFLWAIDELARRNPAGESGEPPPKGTSVLYVSPLKALAVDVERNLRAPLAGITRTAARLGLPAPEITVGVRSGDTSQAARRTMARTPPDILITTPESLFLMLTSAARETLRTVRTVIVDEVHAVAGSKRGAHLSLSLARLDLLAERPAQRIGLSATVRPAEEVGRFLTGSAPVTIVAPPAPKTFDLSVRVPVPDMTEPGDSDQPGSIWPHVDEAVVDLVLAHRSSIVFANSRRLAERLTARLNESYAARIGDPVQTSHAPPAQLGPSTEVVHGAGQLLARAHHGSVSKEQRALIEDDLKSGRLRCVVATSSLELGIDMGAVDLVVQVEAPPSVSSGLQRIGRAGHQVGEISRGVLFPKHRTDVVHCAVAAHRMVTGQIEALRIPAHPLDILAQQTVAVCALEPVDADAWFETVRGTGSFADLPRSAYESVLDLLAGRYPSDEFAELRPRLVWDRDAGTLTGRPGAQRLAVTSGGAIPDRGMFAVYMVGEKNSRVGELDEEMVYESRVGDVFALGATSWRIEEITFDRVLVTPAFGQPGRLPFWHGDGLGRPAELGAALGEFVRKAVKMIPANASDALFTPSSEARTDGAKRTEGASGKARREQSPVGKGQTKKAASVSADSEGMLGDLLSGAGLDENARANLIALLADQRAATGQVPTDKTLVVERFRDELGDWRLVMHSPFGLPVHAPWALAVGARLRERFGVDAAPTASDDGIVVRLPDTTDEPPGAELFVFEPDEIDEIVTEQVGASALFASRFRECAARALLLPRRDPGKRAPLWQQRQRAAQLLDVARKFPDFPILLETVRECLRDVYDLPALTDVLGRVARRQLRLVDVETATPSPFANALLFDYIGQFMYEGDSPLAERRAAALSLDSGLLAELLGRVELRELLDPRILEQTERELQRLTPERRARDAEGLADLLRLLGPLTPEEAGRRCADAGEGNAPAADDDVAGAGGALDAAGDAARAGARDAPLDAMPSARSGGAHEQWFAELAAARRALTVAFAGRTWWVAVEDAARLRDALGVPLPVGLPEAFAEPVPDPLGDLVGRFARTHAPFEIDAVARRFGIGPAVAATALHRLAAEKRVVEGEFTPGASGSEWCDSQVLRRLRRRSLAAARHEVEPVATAAFGRFLPAWQHVGTGELRGVDGVASVIEQLAGVPAPASAWESLILPARVDDYSPAMLDELMATGEVIWSGHGAITAKDGWIALHPAEQAPFTLTPPAEIEYSETALRLLEALGAVLVPGPADGAVPRGGGAYFFRQLSDATGLLDDAAVATALWDLVWAGQVSGDTFAPVRALLSGTTRTTTAHRPPRRTPRGRAYLPRPAMPTRTGPPSVAGRWSLLPERVADNTVRAHAQADILLERYGVLTKGSVHSEGVPGGFALMYRVLTEFEDRGRCRRGYFVDSLGGAQFSTTDVVDRLRATDTARDSRGGPAATALAACDPANPYGAALPWPKGEADGGHRPGRKAGAIVVLVNGELVLYLERGGKTLLTFTADPDPRRAAAHELAALVRRRRVDALVIDKIDGETVHGHTVADVLTEAGFSATPRGLRLRSRP